The following proteins come from a genomic window of Chiroxiphia lanceolata isolate bChiLan1 chromosome 28, bChiLan1.pri, whole genome shotgun sequence:
- the OGDH gene encoding 2-oxoglutarate dehydrogenase, mitochondrial isoform X4: protein MAYCQHIGVEFMFINDLEQCQWIRQKFETPGIMQFTNEEKRTLLARLVRSTRFEEFLHRKWSSEKRFGLEGCEVLIPALKTIIDKSSEKGVDYVIMGMPHRGRLNVLANVIRKELEQIFCQFDSKLEAADEGSGDVKYHLGMYHRRINRVTDRNITLSLVANPSHLEAADPVVQGKTKAEQFYCGDTEGKKVMSILLHGDAAFAGQGIVYETFHLSDLPSYTTHGTVHVVVNNQIGFTTDPRMARSSPYPTDVARVVNAPIFHVNADDPEAVVYVCNVAAEWRSTFHKDVVVDLVCYRRNGHNEMDEPMFTQPLMYKQIRKQKPVLQKYAELLISQGVVNQPEYEEEIAKYDKICEEAHARSKDEKILHIKHWLDSPWPGFFTLDGQPRSMTCPSTGLNEEDLTHIGQVASSVPVEDFTIHGGLSRILKTRGEMVKNRTVDWALAEYMAFGSLLKEGIHIRLSGQDVERGTFSHRHHVLHDQNVDKRTCIPMNHLWPNQAPYTVCNSSLSEYGVLGFELGFAMASPNALVLWEAQFGDFHNTAQCIIDQFICPGQAKWVRQNGIVLLLPHGMEGMGPEHSSARPERFLQMCNDDPDVFPKLDDFDVRQLYECNWIVVNCSTPANFFHVLRRQILLPFRKPLIIFTPKSLLRHPEARSSFDDMLPGTHFLRVIPDSGPAAQNPEQVKRVLFCTGKVYYDLTRERKARQMEADVAITRVEQLSPFPFDLLQKEAQKYPAAELVWCQEEHKNQGYYDYVKPRLRTTINRAKPVWYAGREPAAAPATGNKKTHLTELQRLLDTAFNLDAFKDLA from the exons ATGGCATACTGCCAGCACATCGGCGTGGAGTTCATGTTCATCAATGACCTGGAGCAGTGCCAGTGGATCCGGCAGAAGTTTGAGACCCCAGGCATCATGCAGTTCACCAACGAAGAGAAGCGCACGCTGCTGGCCAGGCTGGTCCGCTCTACCAG GTTTGAGGAGTTCCTCCATCGGAAATGGTCTTCAGAGAAGCGTTTTGGTCTGGAGGGATGTGAAGTGCTGATCCCAGCTTTAAAGACCATTATTGATAAGTCGAGTGAGAAGGGAGTGGATTATGTGATCATGGGGATGCCCCACAG GGGACGCCTGAATGTTCTTGCAAACGTGATCAGGAAAGAGCTGGAGCAGATCTTCTGCCAGTTTGACTCCAAGCTGGAGGCTGCTGATGAG GGCTCCGGTGACGTGAAGTACCACTTGGGAATGTACCACCGGCGGATTAACCGTGTCACTGACAGGAACATCACCCTTTCTTTGGTGGCAAATCCTTCTCATTTGGAGGCAGCTGATCCTGTTGTTCAAGGCAAGACTAAGGCAGAGCAGTTTTActgtggggacacagaggggaagAAG gtgATGTCCATCCTCCTGCATGGAGATGCTGCATTTGCTGGACAGGGCATCGTGTACGAGACATTTCACCTGAGTGACCTGCCCTCCTATACCACCCACGGCACCGTCCATGTCGTGGTCAACAACCAG ATTGGCTTCACAACAGACCCCCGGATGGCCCGGTCCTCCCCGTACCCGACCGACGTTGCCCGCGTGGTCAATGCGCCCATCTTCCACGTCAACGCAGATGACCCCGAGGCCGTTGTCTACGTGTGCAATGTGGCAGCAGAGTGGCGAAGCACCTTCCACAAGGACGTGGTGGTGGATTTG GTTTGTTACAGGCGCAATGGGCACAATGAGATGGACGAACCCATGTTCACGCAGCCCCTGATGTACAAACAGATCCGGAAACAGAagccagtgctgcagaaatACGCAGAGCTGCTGATTTCCCAGGGGGTGGTAAATCAGCCAGAGTATGAG GAGGAAATTGCCAAGTACGATAAGATCTGCGAGGAGGCCCATGCTAGGTCCAAGGATGAGAAGATCTTGCACATCAAGCACTGGCTGGACTCGCCCTGGCCAG GTTTCTTCACTTTGGATGGGCAGCCCCGGAGCATGACCTGTCCATCCACCGGCCTCAATGAAGAAGACCTAACGCACATTGGTCAAGTGGCCAGCTCAGTGCCAGTGGAGGATTTCACTATCCATGGAG GTTTGAGCCGTATTCTGAAAACCCGTGGGGAGATGGTGAAGAACCGGACAGTCGACTGGGCTCTGGCAGAGTACATGGCATTTGGCTCCCTGCTTAAAGAGGGCATCCACATCCGCCTGAGCGGCCAGGACGTTGAGAGGGGGACATTTAG CCATCGCCACCATGTCCTGCATGATCAGAACGTGGACAAGAGGACCTGTATCCCCATGAACCACCTCTGGCCCAACCAGGCTCCGTACACTGTCTGCAACAGCTCCCTGTCAGAGTATGGTGTCCTGG GATTCGAACTGGGCTTTGCCATGGCCAGTCCCAACGCCCTGGTGCTTTGGGAAGCCCAGTTCGGGGATTTCCACAACACTGCTCAGTGCATCATCGACCAGTTCATCTGTCCTGGGCAGGCCAAGTGGGTCAGGCAGAACGGCATCGTCTTGCTGCTTCCCCATGGCATGGAGGGCATG GGTCCCGAGCACTCCTCTGCTCGCCCGGAGCGATTCCTGCAGATGTGCAATGATGATCCCGATGTCTTCCCT AAGCTGGATGACTTTGATGTGCGCCAGCTCTATGAGTGCAACTGGATCGTTGTGAACTGCTCCACTCCAGCCAACTTCTTCCACGTCCTCCGGCGCCAGATCCTCCTGCCCTTCCGCAAACCG CTGATAATCTTCACTCCAAAGTCACTGCTGCGCCACCCTGAAGCCCGCTCAAGCTTTGACGACATGCTGCCAG GCACCCACTTCCTCCGTGTCATCCCTGATAGTGGCCCCGCAGCCCAGAATCCTGAGCAGGTGAAGCGGGTGCTCTTCTGCACTGGCAAGGTGTACTACGACCTGACGCGGGAGCGCAAGGCCCGGCAGATGGAGGCCGACGTGGCCATCACCAGGGTGGAGCAG CTCTCCCCGTTCCCCTTTGACCTCCTCCAGAAGGAAGCCCAGAAATAcccagctgctgagctggtgtGGTGCCAGGAGGAGCACAAGAACCAGGGCTACTACGACTATGTCAAACCCCGGCTCCGCACCACCATCAACCGTGCCAAGCCCGTCTG GTATGCAGGGCgggagccagcagcagcccctgccaccGGCAATAAGAAAACCCACCTGACGGAGCTGCAGCGGCTCCTTGACACGGCCTTCAACCTCGATGCCTTCAAAGACCTGGCCTGA